A single region of the Macrobrachium rosenbergii isolate ZJJX-2024 chromosome 5, ASM4041242v1, whole genome shotgun sequence genome encodes:
- the LOC136838647 gene encoding uncharacterized protein, whose product MIVTPTYSREMGEGGRLLPAARVPTLGLPDPNPAPTYKSDVGVFKTAAMGVSGAYDHNKNTLSDKEGGSGGSLGGHPLSHQLPAFTAPWLAEVAHITPARPSDHLAYPQPPPIPDYYPHYPTLPHRPTGYYHHHFLPPGAPPHFMRDYPRHAPRPYPPLDPRPSLERPTPVSGAPSLGRPLGPPPLRGIHPDPRDLRDVPPSKMRPRPPDLTLPSSPGASSGEPSPRGPHGEPSPKRRSGSGSFPMPAPRSPRAGHRAPPGSSLSVPGVGGVTTSSPGILATAPTTTQSRPSASGPILSAPVPNPDTTQPSTSASPTASSAGHEENRPSSPYHAHFARGALVTVGTSVRRVEDLETRDFLEAAREAEDLKLDPSTVAAIISTPSNPSSSTITFIFPSRNTQVSVEASLDHPFFVFHCGWSSCSPELTEKKYDLKVRKLQVGDVCVSLTKKVPEPQPPQPSNLPTLPPPPPATTASPASPAAVAGPSSAVASGSGGSSGVPDSVPSTTTADSVSQPSTSSSSSSNSSASPTHKHQPQQLSPTGSKVGAPATTTKGSGSQPLPPLPGEASISSSSSTPAASGIWNKPAAIRGSERQHSSDEAQRDEKDSGRKRRWSDPGQVT is encoded by the exons ATGATCGTGACGCCCACGTACAGTCGTGAGATGGGCGAGGGCGGTCGCCTGCTGCCCGCCGCCCGTGTCCCAACTTTAGGTTTGCCAGACCCCAACCCGGCACCTACTTACAAGTCTGACGTGGGCGTTTTCAAAACGGCAGCGATGGGCGTGAGCGGCGCTTACGACCATAACAAGAATACTTTGAGTGATAAAGAGGGCGGGTCGGGAGGTTCGCTTGGAGGTCACCCACTGAGTCACCAACTGCCGGCATTCACCGCCCCCTGGTTGGCTGAAGTTGCTCACATTACCCCAGCCCGCCCATCGGACCACCTGGCCTACCCACAGCCCCCGCCCATTCCTGATTATTACCCTCATTACCCCACACTCCCACACAGACCAACAGGGTACTATCACCACCACTTCCTCCCTCCAGGAGCACCCCCACATTTCATGAGGGATTACCCGAGACACGCCCCTAGACCATATCCACCTCTCGATCCAAGGCCATCTTTAGAAAGACCAACACCTGTCTCAGGAGCTCCCTCTCTTGGTAGGCCCTTGGGGCCGCCACCTCTTCGGGGCATCCATCCTGATCCAAGAGACCTGAGAGATGTCCCTCCCAGTAAAATGCGACCCAGACCTCCCGACCTGACGCTCCCTAGTAGTCCAGGGGCGTCGTCTGGTGAGCCCTCTCCCCGGGGGCCTCATGGCGAGCCAAGCCCTAAACGAAGATCAGGGTCAGGATCGTTCCCAATGCCAGCACCTCGCTCCCCACGCGCTGGACATAGGGCGCCTCCTGGGTCGTCTTTGTCGGTGCCGGGAGTGGGCGGGGTGACGACCTCTTCGCCGGGGATCCTGGCCACTGCCCCCACCACCACTCAGTCTCGTCCTTCAGCATCAGGCCCTATTCTGTCAGCCCCTGTCCCAAACCCTGATACTACACAGCCCAGCACTTCGGCTTCACCAACTGCCTCGTCGGCAGGGCACGAGGAAAATCGTCCTTCATCTCCTTACCACGCCCACTTTGCTCGCGGTGCCCTCGTCACGGTGGGCACCAGTGTCAGAAGGGTGGAGGACCTTGAAACACGTGATTTCCTAGAGGCTGCAAGAGAAGCCGAAGACCTCAAGCTAGACCCGTCAACGGTGGCCGCCATAATTAGCACCCCGAGCAATCCTTCCTCGTCTACTATAACATTCATCTTCCCATCAAGAAACACCCAG GTTTCTGTGGAGGCTTCTCTGGATCACCCCTTCTTCGTGTTCCATTGCGGCTGGTCATCTTGCAGCCCAGAGCTCACAGAAAAGAAGTACGACTTGAAAGTGCGCAAACTCCAAGTGGGAGACGTGTGCGTGTCGCTCACCAAAAAAGTGCCAGAACCTCAGCCACCTCAACCTAGCAACCTCCCAACgcttcctccacctccacctgCCACGACTGCTTCTCCTGCTTCTCCAGCAGCGGTAGCTGGGCCGTCGTCTGCCGTGGCCTCAGGGTCAGGAGGTTCTTCAGGTGTACCCGACTCAGTGCCATCGACGACAACTGCCGATTCAGTCAGTCAAccttctacctcctcctcttcctcctccaactcctctgCCTCCCCCACGCACAAGCACCAGCCGCAACAACTTTCTCCAACCGGAAGTAAAGTGGGCGCTCCAGCGACCACCACCAAAGGCAGCGGCAGCCAGCCTCTACCGCCGCTGCCTGGAGAGGCGTCTATATCATCTTCGTCCTCTACCCCAGCCGCCAGCGggatatggaacaagccagcgGCCATCAGAGGCTCCGAACGGCAGCATTCTAGCGATGAAGCCCAGAGGGACGAGAAAGACTCAGGGCGCAAGCGTCGGTGGTCTGATCCTGGTCAGGTCACCTGA